The Megalobrama amblycephala isolate DHTTF-2021 linkage group LG7, ASM1881202v1, whole genome shotgun sequence genome window below encodes:
- the LOC125272909 gene encoding uncharacterized protein LOC125272909 isoform X3, whose translation MSLRCLMLVVIFVFIATEAVSGEGVMKAVGDQVSFRPNNFVPPVTSIIWKHINTSGTAVKAIEWDEAETGYLIPNPRFKGEYVMKAVGDQVSFRPDTFPDVHSLTSIIWKHRSSSGILVKAIKWDEGEILVPNQRFRDITTVNEKTGQITITNLKVEHSGVYTIYINSKEQQQRFNLTVMERVPEPEKSEVNPDVVHLRCEYSDKTKKSTREELKCSEQHPTGESITVKNE comes from the exons ATGTCACTTCGATGCTTGATGTTGGTCGTCATCTTTGTGTTCATCGCCACAGAAGCCGTTTCAG GTGAAGGTGTGATGAAAGCAGTGGGTGATCAAGTTTCTTTTCGTCCAAACAACTTTGTTCCTCCTGTCACCAGCATCATCTGGAAACACATAAACACTAGTGGAACTGCTGTCAAGGCGATTGAATGGGATGAAGCAGAAACAGGATATCTAATCCCGAATCCAAGATTCAAAG GTGAATATGTGATGAAAGCTGTGGGTGATCAAGTTTCTTTTCGTCCAGACACATTTCCAGACGTTCATTCTCTTACCAGCATCATCTGGAAACACAGATCCAGTAGTGGAATTCTTGTCAAGGCAATTAAATGGGATGAAGGAGAAATTCTAGTCCCGAATCAGAGATTCAGAGACATCACAACTGTTAATGAGAAGACTGGACAAATCACTATCACTAATCTAAAAGTCGAACATAGTGGAGTTTATACCATTTACATCAACAGTAAAGAGCAGCAACAGAGATTCAACTTGACTGTTATGG AGCGGGTCCCCGAACCTGAGAAGAGTGAAGTTAACCCTGATGTTGTCCATTTAAGATGCGAATACAGTGATAAAACCAAGAAATCTACTAGAGAAGAACTGAAGTGTTCAGAACAGCATCCGACAGGAGAATCCATCACAgtcaaaaatgaatga